GCAGCGCCCGCAACTGGGCGCCGAGGAACTCCTGCTGGCTCGGTGAATCGGCGGTCTCGCTCATCCCGGGCGCCACTGTAACTCAGACGACCTGCAGCTCGGGGGTGAGCTGGCCGTCGGCGAAGCGCGACGGCGACAGCGGCTTCATGGTGTCCTCGATCCTGCCCGCGACGACGCCGTCGGCGATGACGCGCCCGATCGTCGGCGCCATCATCAGCCCGCGGCCGTTCAGGCCCGCGGCGACGAACAGCCCGTCGTGGCCGTCGATCGCGCCGACGACCGGCTGGCGGTCCGGGGTCACGTCGTAGAAGCCCTCGACCAGGACCGGGAACGACACGTACTCGAGGATCGGCAGCGTCGCGGTGATCGCGCGGCGCACGTTGGAGTGCCAGTCCTCCTTGCCCTCGCCGGGCCGCGAGCCCGCGCCGAGGTCGCTGGCCAGGACCGAGCCGTCGGCCAGCTGCTTGGCGGCGAAGTGCGCCTCGGGCACGATCACCAGCGGCTCGAGCAGGCGCTCGCGGATCGGGTCGGAGTAGAAGAGGTAGCGCGGCTCACGCGTGATCGGCAGCTCGGCGCCGAGCGGCGTCAGCAGCTCCGGCGTGTCCCACGCGGCGGCCACGACGACGGCGCCGGCACGCGTGGTCTCGCCGCCGCGCAGTGAAAGCTTCCAGCCCTCGCCGTCGCGGGCGATCGCCTCGACGCGGCGGTCGTGGAACGTCGCGCCGCCACGCTTGGCGGCGTCGGCGAACGCGCCGACGACCGCGAGCGGGCGGTCGAAGTAGCCGTCCTGGTCGCACCACACGCCGCCGACGATCCCGGAGGTGTCCAGCCCCTCGACGACCTCGCCCGCTTCATCCGGC
The sequence above is a segment of the Conexibacter woesei Iso977N genome. Coding sequences within it:
- a CDS encoding NAD(P)/FAD-dependent oxidoreductase, whose translation is MSSSLNESVPEIVDVAIVGAGITGLSAAWHLTERGLRVAAFDGTGIGSGATAVQPGGVRQQWGTEVACRMALEAYAFYSDIGDRLTPAVDPKLTACGYLFVARGEEELAAQRQRLALQHRLGIPSREVTPDEAGEVVEGLDTSGIVGGVWCDQDGYFDRPLAVVGAFADAAKRGGATFHDRRVEAIARDGEGWKLSLRGGETTRAGAVVVAAAWDTPELLTPLGAELPITREPRYLFYSDPIRERLLEPLVIVPEAHFAAKQLADGSVLASDLGAGSRPGEGKEDWHSNVRRAITATLPILEYVSFPVLVEGFYDVTPDRQPVVGAIDGHDGLFVAAGLNGRGLMMAPTIGRVIADGVVAGRIEDTMKPLSPSRFADGQLTPELQVV